Proteins encoded in a region of the Pseudomonas sp. GOM7 genome:
- a CDS encoding acyl-CoA dehydrogenase family protein has product MLPREEEILIRDMARQFAQERLKPFAADWDREHRFPAEAIAEMGQLGFMGMLVPEQWGGAETGHLAYAMALEEIAAGDGACSTIMSVHNSVGCMPILKYGSEEQKQRFLRPLAEGRMLGAFALTEPQAGSDASDLRTRARRDSEHYLLDGAKQFITSGNHASMVIVFAVTDPQAGKKGISAFIVPTDTPGFSVVRVEDKLGQHASDTCQLQLDGVRIPASLRLGEEGEGYRIALANLEGGRIGIAAQAVGMARAAFEAARDYARERVTFGKPIIEHQAVAFRLADMATQIAVARQMVHHAASLREAGQPCLSEASMAKLFASEMAERVCSAAIQTLGGYGYLKDFPVERIYRDVRVCQIYEGTSDVQRMVIARGL; this is encoded by the coding sequence ATGCTGCCCAGAGAAGAAGAAATCCTCATCCGCGATATGGCCCGCCAGTTCGCTCAGGAGCGGCTGAAACCCTTCGCTGCCGACTGGGATCGCGAGCATCGTTTCCCCGCCGAGGCCATCGCCGAGATGGGCCAACTGGGTTTCATGGGCATGTTGGTGCCCGAGCAGTGGGGCGGTGCCGAGACGGGGCATCTGGCTTACGCCATGGCGCTGGAGGAAATTGCTGCCGGTGATGGCGCCTGCTCCACCATCATGAGCGTGCATAACTCGGTGGGTTGCATGCCGATCCTCAAATACGGCAGCGAAGAGCAGAAACAGCGCTTTCTCCGCCCGCTGGCCGAAGGCCGCATGCTTGGCGCCTTCGCCCTCACCGAGCCGCAAGCCGGCTCCGATGCCAGCGACCTGCGCACCCGTGCGCGGCGCGACAGCGAGCATTACCTGCTTGATGGCGCCAAGCAGTTCATTACTTCCGGCAATCACGCCAGCATGGTCATCGTCTTCGCCGTCACCGACCCGCAAGCGGGCAAGAAGGGCATCAGCGCTTTTATCGTGCCCACCGATACCCCCGGTTTCTCCGTGGTGCGGGTGGAGGACAAGCTCGGCCAGCATGCCTCCGATACCTGCCAACTGCAGCTCGATGGTGTGCGTATTCCGGCCAGCCTGCGCTTGGGTGAGGAGGGGGAGGGCTATCGCATTGCCCTGGCCAACCTGGAAGGCGGGCGCATCGGCATTGCCGCACAGGCGGTGGGCATGGCGCGAGCGGCGTTCGAGGCGGCGCGCGATTACGCCCGGGAACGGGTGACCTTCGGCAAGCCGATCATCGAGCACCAGGCGGTGGCCTTCCGCCTGGCCGACATGGCCACGCAGATCGCCGTGGCGCGGCAGATGGTGCATCACGCCGCCAGCCTGCGCGAGGCGGGCCAGCCCTGCCTGAGCGAGGCCTCGATGGCCAAGCTGTTCGCCTCGGAGATGGCCGAGCGGGTGTGCTCGGCGGCGATCCAGACCCTGGGCGGCTATGGCTACCTCAAGGACTTCCCGGTCGAGCGTATCTACCGCGACGTTCGTGTCTGCCAGATCTACGAAGGCACCAGCGATGTACAACGCATGGTGATCGCACGCGGTTTGTAG
- a CDS encoding acetyl-CoA C-acyltransferase has protein sequence MNQQLDPIVIVSAARTPMGGFLGDLAGLTAAELGAAAIRATLERVGLAAEAVDTVLMGCVLQAGQGQAPARQAALGAGLSQAAQCTTLNKMCGSGMQALMLGHDQLLAGSADVLVAGGMESMSNAPYLLARARSGYRMGHGQVLDHMFLDGLEDAYERGRLMGTFAEDCAEQYRFSREEQDAYALESLRRAQLAIADGSFAGEIVAVEAPQGRERRLVDTDEQPPKARPDKIPSLKPAFREGGTVTAANASSISDGAAALLLMRLSEAQERGLKPLARIVGHAGHAQAPNLFTTAPVAAIQRLLARTEWALETVDLFEINEAFAVVPMVAMRELGIDHDKLNVHGGACALGHPIGASGARILVTLLAALQQRGLKRGVASVCIGGGEATAVAIELY, from the coding sequence ATGAATCAGCAACTCGATCCCATCGTCATTGTCAGCGCCGCGCGCACCCCCATGGGCGGCTTTCTCGGTGATTTGGCCGGCCTTACGGCGGCCGAACTCGGTGCAGCGGCCATACGAGCGACACTGGAGCGTGTCGGCCTCGCCGCCGAAGCGGTGGATACCGTGCTGATGGGCTGCGTGCTGCAAGCCGGCCAGGGCCAGGCCCCGGCGCGTCAGGCTGCTTTGGGTGCCGGGCTGAGCCAGGCGGCGCAGTGCACCACGCTGAACAAGATGTGCGGCTCCGGCATGCAGGCGCTGATGCTCGGCCATGACCAGTTGCTCGCCGGCAGCGCCGACGTGCTGGTGGCTGGCGGTATGGAGAGCATGTCCAACGCGCCATACCTGCTGGCGCGCGCCCGTAGCGGCTATCGCATGGGCCATGGCCAGGTGCTCGACCATATGTTCCTCGACGGTCTGGAAGACGCCTACGAACGTGGCCGGCTGATGGGCACCTTCGCCGAGGATTGCGCCGAGCAGTATCGCTTCAGTCGCGAGGAACAGGACGCCTATGCCCTGGAGTCGCTGCGCCGCGCCCAGCTAGCGATAGCGGACGGTTCGTTCGCAGGCGAGATCGTTGCCGTGGAGGCGCCGCAAGGGCGTGAGCGGCGCCTGGTGGATACCGACGAGCAGCCGCCCAAAGCCCGGCCGGACAAGATTCCCAGCCTGAAACCGGCGTTCCGCGAAGGCGGTACGGTGACGGCGGCCAATGCCAGCTCCATTTCCGATGGCGCCGCCGCGTTGCTACTGATGCGTCTGTCCGAGGCGCAGGAGCGCGGTCTGAAGCCGCTGGCGCGTATCGTCGGTCATGCCGGTCATGCACAGGCACCGAACCTGTTCACCACCGCGCCGGTGGCAGCGATCCAACGTTTGCTGGCGCGTACCGAATGGGCCTTGGAGACGGTCGATCTGTTCGAGATCAACGAGGCCTTTGCCGTGGTGCCCATGGTGGCCATGCGCGAGCTGGGCATCGACCACGACAAACTCAACGTACACGGCGGCGCCTGCGCCCTGGGCCACCCCATCGGCGCCTCCGGCGCGCGCATTCTGGTGACCCTGCTGGCGGCGCTGCAGCAGCGCGGGCTCAAGCGTGGGGTTGCCTCAGTGTGCATCGGCGGCGGCGAGGCCACTGCCGTGGCCATCGAGTTGTATTGA
- a CDS encoding triacylglycerol lipase produces MNKNKTLLALCLGAGLLTCAQTQAAWFGASGSTGYTQTRYPIVLGHGMLGFDDIYGVDYWYGIPDALRRDGASVYVTEVSQLDTSEARGEQLLRQVEEIVAISGKPKVNLIGHSHGGPTTRYVAAVRPDLVASVTSVGAPHKGSAAADFLKELSEGPIGPAATPILVGMVNGLGAMINFFSGGPSDREQNALGSLESLNSEGAARFNAKFPQGLPTSACGEGAYSVNGIRYYSWSGTSPLTNPLDPSDLLLGSAALTFKGEDNDGLVGRCSSHMGQVIRDNYRMNHLDEVNQTMGLTSLFETDPVTVYRQHANRLKNAGL; encoded by the coding sequence ATGAACAAAAACAAGACCCTGCTCGCCCTCTGCCTCGGTGCCGGCCTGTTGACCTGCGCTCAGACGCAGGCTGCCTGGTTCGGCGCCTCTGGCTCCACCGGCTATACCCAGACCCGCTACCCCATCGTCCTCGGTCACGGCATGCTCGGTTTCGACGACATCTACGGCGTCGATTACTGGTATGGCATTCCTGATGCCCTGCGTCGCGACGGCGCCAGCGTCTACGTCACCGAAGTCAGCCAGTTGGACACCTCCGAAGCCCGTGGTGAGCAATTGCTGCGGCAGGTCGAGGAAATCGTCGCCATCAGCGGCAAGCCCAAGGTCAACCTGATCGGCCACAGTCATGGCGGCCCGACCACCCGCTACGTTGCCGCTGTACGCCCGGATCTGGTCGCCTCGGTCACCAGCGTCGGCGCTCCGCACAAGGGCTCGGCTGCCGCCGACTTCCTCAAGGAGCTCAGCGAAGGCCCTATCGGCCCGGCTGCCACCCCGATCCTGGTAGGTATGGTCAACGGCCTCGGTGCGATGATCAACTTCTTCTCTGGCGGCCCCAGCGACAGGGAGCAGAACGCCCTGGGCTCGCTGGAGTCGCTCAACAGCGAAGGGGCGGCACGCTTCAACGCCAAGTTCCCACAAGGCCTGCCGACCAGCGCCTGTGGCGAAGGCGCCTATAGCGTCAATGGCATTCGCTACTACTCCTGGAGCGGCACCAGCCCGCTGACCAACCCGCTCGACCCCAGCGACCTGCTGCTCGGTTCCGCCGCGCTGACCTTCAAAGGCGAGGACAACGACGGTCTGGTCGGGCGTTGCAGCTCGCACATGGGCCAGGTGATTCGCGACAACTATCGGATGAACCATCTCGACGAGGTCAACCAGACCATGGGCCTGACCAGCCTGTTCGAGACCGACCCGGTAACCGTCTACCGTCAGCACGCCAATCGTCTGAAGAACGCCGGGCTGTAA
- a CDS encoding 3-hydroxyacyl-CoA dehydrogenase has protein sequence MQIEHCVFLISGGASGLGLATARELVGQGGKVLLLDINEQAGQQAVAELGAAASFVSADITREEDGQVAVAQALEAFGALHGLVNCAGIAPAEKVLGRNGAHGLDSFRRTVEVNLIGSFNLLRLAAAAMAQNTPNAGGERGVIINTASVAAFDGQMGQVAYAASKGGVAALTLPAARDLARSGIRVMCIAPGVFETPMMAGMPQEVRDSLAANVPFPPRLGRPDEYAALVRHIVENAMLNGEVIRLDGALRMAAK, from the coding sequence ATGCAGATCGAACATTGCGTATTCCTGATCAGCGGCGGTGCCTCCGGCCTTGGCCTGGCCACGGCCCGTGAACTGGTCGGGCAGGGCGGTAAGGTGCTGCTGTTGGATATCAACGAGCAGGCCGGTCAGCAGGCCGTTGCCGAACTGGGCGCCGCTGCGAGCTTCGTGAGCGCCGATATCACCCGTGAAGAAGACGGCCAGGTAGCCGTGGCACAGGCGCTGGAGGCCTTCGGCGCGCTGCACGGGTTGGTCAATTGCGCCGGTATCGCGCCGGCCGAGAAGGTGCTGGGACGTAATGGCGCCCATGGCCTGGATAGCTTTCGTCGCACAGTCGAGGTCAACCTGATCGGCAGCTTCAACCTGCTGCGCCTGGCTGCCGCGGCCATGGCGCAGAACACGCCGAACGCGGGCGGCGAGCGTGGGGTCATTATCAATACCGCCTCGGTGGCGGCGTTCGACGGGCAGATGGGCCAGGTGGCCTATGCCGCGTCCAAGGGCGGGGTGGCGGCGCTCACGCTGCCGGCGGCGCGCGATCTGGCGCGCTCCGGCATCCGCGTAATGTGCATTGCTCCCGGCGTGTTCGAGACGCCGATGATGGCCGGCATGCCGCAGGAGGTGCGCGACTCGCTGGCGGCCAACGTGCCGTTTCCGCCGCGCCTGGGTCGGCCCGACGAATACGCCGCACTGGTGCGGCATATCGTCGAGAACGCCATGCTCAATGGCGAGGTGATCCGCCTCGATGGCGCACTGCGCATGGCGGCGAAGTAA
- a CDS encoding acyl-CoA synthetase, whose amino-acid sequence MRDYFTAAREFDFEAAVADTLAGRLDAINACVECCDRHVGDGKTALIWEGRNGERATWTFEQLQTASARFANLLASRGIGAGDCVSGILPRTPELLITILGTWRAGAVYQPLFTAFGPKAIEHRVHTAGSKLVVTDVLNRGKLDEVEQAPPVLVVGEDFWAELEQQTDRFEPVMRRGDDPFLLMFTSGTTGLAKPLQVPLKAIVAFVGYMREAVDLRAEDRFWNLADPGWAYGLYYAVTGPLAMGHATTFYEGAFSVESTCRVIREYGITNLAGSPTAYRLLLAARDEVETAIKGRLRAVSSAGEPLTPEVIRWFAEGLGCTIHDHYGQTELGMVLCNHHALQHPVRLGAAGFAMPGHRVVVLDEQQRELPAGQPGILALDMARSPLFWFPGYRGMATKSFVGDYYLSGDTVELNDDGSISFVGRADDVITTSGYRVGPFDVESALIEHPAVIEAAVIGKPDPERTERVKAFVVLHAGHAADDALAEALQQYVRKRLSAHAYPREIEFVSELPKTPSGKIQRFLLRNQEIAKAQAAAGSH is encoded by the coding sequence ATGCGCGATTACTTCACCGCTGCCCGCGAGTTCGATTTCGAGGCTGCCGTTGCCGATACGCTGGCCGGTCGGCTGGATGCCATCAACGCCTGTGTGGAATGCTGCGATCGCCACGTCGGCGATGGCAAGACGGCGCTGATCTGGGAGGGGCGCAATGGCGAGCGCGCCACCTGGACCTTCGAGCAGTTGCAGACCGCCTCGGCACGTTTCGCCAACCTGCTGGCCAGCCGTGGTATCGGCGCTGGTGATTGCGTATCGGGCATTCTGCCGCGCACCCCGGAGCTGTTGATCACCATTCTCGGCACCTGGCGTGCCGGGGCCGTCTATCAGCCGCTGTTCACCGCCTTCGGCCCCAAGGCCATCGAGCATCGGGTGCACACGGCCGGCTCGAAGCTGGTGGTCACCGATGTACTCAACCGTGGCAAGCTCGACGAGGTGGAGCAGGCGCCGCCCGTGCTGGTGGTGGGCGAGGATTTCTGGGCCGAGCTGGAGCAGCAGACGGATCGCTTCGAGCCGGTGATGCGCCGGGGCGACGATCCCTTCCTGCTGATGTTCACCTCCGGCACCACGGGCCTGGCCAAGCCACTGCAGGTGCCGCTCAAGGCCATCGTCGCCTTCGTCGGCTATATGCGCGAGGCAGTGGATCTGCGCGCCGAAGATCGCTTCTGGAACCTGGCCGATCCCGGCTGGGCCTATGGCTTGTATTACGCCGTGACCGGCCCGCTGGCGATGGGGCATGCCACCACCTTCTACGAGGGCGCCTTCAGCGTCGAAAGCACCTGCCGGGTGATTCGCGAATACGGCATCACCAATCTGGCCGGCTCGCCCACGGCCTATCGCCTGTTGCTGGCCGCGCGTGATGAAGTGGAGACGGCAATCAAGGGGCGCCTGCGCGCGGTGAGCAGTGCCGGCGAGCCGCTGACGCCGGAAGTGATTCGCTGGTTCGCCGAGGGCCTGGGCTGCACCATCCATGACCATTACGGGCAGACCGAACTGGGCATGGTGCTGTGCAACCACCATGCCTTGCAGCATCCAGTACGCCTCGGCGCGGCGGGCTTTGCCATGCCGGGCCACCGTGTGGTGGTGCTGGACGAGCAGCAGCGCGAGCTGCCGGCCGGTCAGCCCGGCATTCTGGCGCTGGACATGGCGCGCTCGCCGCTGTTCTGGTTCCCTGGCTATCGCGGCATGGCGACCAAATCCTTCGTCGGTGACTACTACCTGAGCGGCGACACGGTGGAGCTCAACGATGACGGCAGCATCAGCTTCGTCGGTCGCGCCGACGACGTGATCACCACCTCCGGTTACCGCGTCGGTCCCTTCGACGTGGAGAGCGCGCTGATCGAGCACCCCGCAGTGATCGAGGCCGCGGTGATCGGCAAGCCCGACCCGGAGCGTACCGAGCGGGTCAAGGCCTTCGTCGTGCTGCATGCCGGCCACGCGGCAGACGATGCCCTGGCCGAGGCGCTGCAGCAATACGTGCGCAAGCGCCTGTCGGCCCATGCCTACCCGCGCGAGATCGAGTTCGTCAGCGAGCTGCCCAAGACCCCGAGCGGCAAGATCCAGCGCTTTCTGCTGCGTAACCAGGAAATCGCCAAGGCCCAGGCGGCCGCCGGCAGCCACTGA
- a CDS encoding AraC family transcriptional regulator, translated as MAGASAEKGTISVRLVLEALCELRRQGVDEAALLAVAGIDGELLAQLDARVSSEAYGQLWLAIARQMDDEFFGMNPRRMKVGSFAYMARAAVKEPTLGAALQGALRFLHLVFDDFSPRLEVRDGLAAIVVDEAPEQNCRAFGYFTLWLIIHGLSCWLAGRRIDVLGIQLRCPQPDYIEDYQVMFTRNLQFARGQSRLLFNADSLQVPIRRSPHELKRFLAGAPGNILVRYRDPQSLGARIKAHLRSLAPEQWPDVEALAGHFHMAPSTLRRKLSLHGQSYQGLKDQVRRDLAIASLDNDESNFSELASELGFADTSAFYKAFKKWTGSTPGQYRALINPENL; from the coding sequence ATGGCAGGTGCGTCCGCTGAAAAAGGCACGATTTCCGTGCGCCTGGTGCTCGAAGCACTGTGCGAGCTGCGCCGCCAAGGCGTCGACGAGGCGGCATTGCTGGCCGTGGCCGGGATCGACGGCGAGCTGCTGGCGCAGCTCGACGCAAGGGTGTCGTCCGAGGCCTATGGCCAGCTCTGGCTGGCCATCGCCCGGCAGATGGACGATGAGTTCTTCGGCATGAACCCACGGCGCATGAAGGTGGGCAGTTTCGCCTACATGGCCCGCGCCGCGGTGAAGGAACCGACCCTGGGCGCGGCCTTGCAAGGCGCGCTGCGCTTTCTGCATCTGGTCTTCGATGACTTCAGCCCGAGGCTGGAAGTGCGCGATGGCCTGGCGGCCATCGTCGTCGACGAGGCGCCGGAGCAGAATTGCCGCGCCTTCGGCTATTTCACCCTGTGGCTGATCATCCATGGCCTGAGCTGCTGGCTGGCCGGGCGGCGCATCGATGTACTCGGCATCCAGCTACGCTGCCCGCAGCCTGACTATATCGAGGACTACCAGGTGATGTTCACCCGCAATCTGCAGTTCGCGCGCGGGCAGAGCCGCCTGTTGTTCAATGCCGACAGCCTGCAGGTGCCGATCCGACGCAGCCCGCATGAGCTCAAGCGCTTTCTCGCCGGAGCACCGGGCAATATTCTGGTGCGCTATCGCGACCCGCAGAGCCTGGGGGCGCGGATCAAGGCCCACTTGCGCAGCCTGGCACCGGAACAGTGGCCGGATGTGGAGGCGCTGGCCGGGCATTTCCATATGGCGCCTTCGACCCTGCGGCGCAAGCTGTCGCTGCACGGGCAGTCCTATCAGGGGCTCAAGGATCAGGTGCGGCGCGACCTGGCCATCGCCAGCCTGGACAATGACGAGAGCAATTTCAGCGAGCTGGCCAGCGAATTGGGTTTCGCCGATACCAGTGCCTTCTACAAGGCCTTCAAGAAGTGGACGGGGTCCACGCCGGGCCAGTACCGTGCGCTGATCAACCCAGAAAATCTTTGA
- a CDS encoding MerR family transcriptional regulator: MPTTYSISDLARELDVTPRTIRFYEEQGMLAPERRGQERIYQPKDLVTLKLILRGKRIGFSLAECKELIDLYDPSSGNHKQLNTFLAKIAERRLQLEQQLLDIQQMQLELDTAEERCLAALADTHAHH; the protein is encoded by the coding sequence ATGCCCACCACCTACAGCATCTCCGACCTGGCCCGCGAACTGGACGTGACCCCGCGTACCATCCGCTTCTACGAGGAACAGGGCATGCTCGCCCCCGAGCGCCGTGGCCAGGAGCGCATCTATCAGCCCAAGGACCTGGTGACCCTGAAGCTCATCCTGCGCGGCAAGCGCATCGGCTTCTCCCTGGCCGAATGCAAGGAGCTGATCGACCTCTACGACCCCAGCAGCGGCAACCACAAACAGCTCAATACCTTCCTCGCCAAGATCGCCGAGCGTCGCCTGCAGCTTGAACAACAGTTGCTGGATATCCAGCAGATGCAACTGGAACTGGATACCGCCGAGGAACGCTGCCTGGCCGCCCTGGCCGACACTCACGCGCACCACTGA
- a CDS encoding isovaleryl-CoA dehydrogenase produces the protein MSYPTLNFGLGETLDMLRDSVHQFAQAELAPRAAQIDRDNEFPMDMWRKFGDMGLLGMTVKEEYGGTDMGYLAHVLAMEEISRASASVGLSYGAHSNLCVNQIHKNGSEAQKHKYLPKLCSGEHIGALAMSEPNAGSDVVSMKLRAEKRGDRYVLNGNKMWITNGPDAHTYVIYAKTDINAGSRGMTAFIVERDFKGFSRHQKLDKLGMRGSNTCELVFEDCEVPEENILGVEGGGVRVLMSGLDYERTVLSGGPTGIMSACMDVVLPYVHERQQFKQSIGEFQLVQGKLADMYAGMNASKSYLYNVARACDRGEESRKDAAAVILYTAEMATKMALDTIQLLGGNGYTNEYPAGRLLRDAKLYEIGAGTSEIRRMLIGRELFNETK, from the coding sequence ATGAGCTACCCCACCCTCAACTTCGGCCTCGGCGAAACCCTCGATATGCTGCGCGACTCGGTGCACCAATTCGCCCAGGCCGAGCTGGCGCCGCGCGCCGCGCAGATCGACCGCGACAACGAATTCCCCATGGACATGTGGCGCAAGTTCGGCGACATGGGCCTGCTCGGCATGACGGTCAAGGAAGAGTACGGCGGCACCGACATGGGCTACCTGGCCCATGTGCTGGCCATGGAAGAAATCAGCCGTGCCTCGGCCTCGGTCGGCCTGTCCTACGGCGCGCATTCAAATCTGTGCGTCAATCAGATCCACAAGAACGGCAGCGAGGCGCAGAAGCACAAGTACCTGCCCAAGCTGTGCTCCGGCGAGCATATCGGCGCCCTGGCCATGAGCGAGCCCAACGCCGGCTCCGATGTGGTGTCGATGAAGCTGCGCGCGGAGAAGCGCGGCGACCGCTACGTGCTCAACGGCAACAAGATGTGGATCACCAACGGCCCTGATGCCCACACCTACGTGATCTACGCCAAGACCGACATCAACGCAGGCTCGCGCGGCATGACCGCCTTTATCGTCGAGCGCGACTTCAAGGGTTTCTCCCGCCACCAGAAGCTGGACAAGCTGGGCATGCGCGGCTCGAACACCTGCGAGCTGGTGTTCGAGGATTGCGAAGTGCCGGAGGAGAACATCTTAGGCGTCGAAGGCGGCGGCGTGCGCGTGCTGATGAGCGGCCTGGACTACGAGCGCACCGTGCTCTCCGGCGGCCCCACCGGGATCATGAGCGCCTGCATGGACGTGGTGCTGCCCTACGTGCACGAGCGCCAGCAGTTCAAGCAGTCCATCGGCGAATTCCAACTGGTACAGGGCAAGCTCGCCGATATGTACGCCGGCATGAATGCCTCCAAGTCCTACCTGTACAACGTCGCCCGCGCCTGCGATCGCGGCGAAGAGTCGCGCAAGGATGCTGCCGCGGTGATCCTCTACACCGCCGAGATGGCCACCAAGATGGCCCTGGACACCATCCAGTTGCTGGGCGGCAACGGCTACACCAACGAGTACCCGGCCGGGCGCCTGCTGCGTGACGCCAAGCTCTACGAAATCGGCGCCGGCACCAGCGAAATCCGCCGCATGCTGATCGGCCGCGAGCTGTTCAACGAAACGAAATAA
- a CDS encoding lipase secretion chaperone, which translates to MKRLALLLPLLFAASLALMLYLQPAADTEHEAVAKPVTAQVTPPDDSAPITRNAPTPTQTSTSQASKLNLPRSFIGTEVDGSLRVDAAGNLIISEDIRRLFDYFLASIGEESLAASVGRLRTYIDSQLAEPARSRAQTLLDQYLDYKRELVLLERDLPQLPNLDALRQRENAVQTLRARLFDAETHQAFFANEEGYNRFTLERLAIRQDTSLSDEAKGQAIDRLRASLPAELQEAVLPELQQELRQHTARLQAEGASAAQIRQMRQQLVGAEATARLEALDQQRQQWQKRVDDYLAAKARIQNNEGLSASDRAAAIDTLAAERFDEHERLRLQAVEQLAKSRKEG; encoded by the coding sequence GTGAAAAGACTCGCTCTGCTGCTTCCCCTGCTCTTCGCCGCCAGCCTGGCACTGATGCTCTATCTGCAACCTGCGGCCGATACCGAACATGAGGCCGTCGCCAAGCCTGTCACTGCCCAGGTGACGCCGCCAGACGACAGTGCACCCATCACCCGCAACGCACCCACGCCCACTCAGACGAGCACCAGCCAGGCCAGCAAGCTGAATCTGCCGCGCTCGTTCATCGGTACCGAAGTCGATGGCAGCCTGCGGGTAGACGCTGCCGGTAACCTGATCATCAGCGAAGATATCCGCCGTCTGTTCGACTACTTCCTCGCCAGTATTGGCGAAGAAAGCCTGGCTGCCAGCGTCGGGCGTCTACGTACCTATATCGACAGCCAGCTCGCCGAGCCGGCGCGCTCGCGTGCCCAGACCTTGCTCGATCAGTACCTCGACTACAAACGCGAACTGGTCTTGCTCGAGCGTGACCTGCCACAACTCCCCAATCTGGATGCTCTGCGCCAGCGTGAGAATGCCGTGCAGACCCTGCGCGCACGCCTGTTCGATGCCGAGACGCACCAGGCCTTCTTCGCCAATGAAGAGGGTTACAACCGCTTCACCCTGGAGCGCCTGGCCATCCGTCAGGACACGAGCCTAAGCGACGAAGCCAAGGGCCAGGCCATCGACCGCCTGCGCGCCAGCCTGCCAGCAGAGCTGCAGGAGGCCGTGCTGCCCGAGCTGCAACAGGAACTGCGCCAGCACACCGCGCGCCTGCAGGCCGAAGGTGCCAGCGCCGCACAGATCCGCCAGATGCGCCAGCAACTGGTGGGTGCCGAGGCCACTGCACGCCTGGAGGCGCTCGATCAGCAACGACAGCAATGGCAAAAGCGCGTGGACGACTACCTGGCTGCCAAGGCACGCATTCAGAACAATGAAGGCCTCAGCGCCAGCGACCGTGCAGCGGCCATCGACACGCTGGCCGCCGAGCGTTTCGACGAGCACGAACGCCTGCGTCTGCAAGCCGTCGAACAGCTAGCCAAATCGCGCAAGGAAGGCTGA
- a CDS encoding class I SAM-dependent methyltransferase: MTCPQLHIRLAPITSGLPLRNPRILLGGSHQPTLLRYLEGWPKRWRGPHAFRIQFVQNDESLARFARDSFDLAVVQAPTAEQRDATIAELVRVARQGLITRR, from the coding sequence ATGACCTGTCCCCAATTGCATATTCGCCTGGCGCCCATCACTTCGGGCCTGCCGCTGCGCAATCCACGCATTCTCCTTGGCGGTAGCCATCAGCCCACGCTGCTGCGCTATCTCGAGGGTTGGCCCAAGCGCTGGCGCGGGCCCCATGCCTTTCGCATCCAGTTCGTGCAGAACGACGAATCGCTGGCACGCTTTGCGCGTGACAGTTTCGACCTGGCCGTGGTGCAGGCACCCACCGCCGAACAGCGGGACGCGACCATCGCCGAGCTGGTCAGGGTGGCGCGTCAGGGGCTGATCACCCGGCGCTGA
- the greB gene encoding transcription elongation factor GreB — MSRYRPPRPAGTPLITPEGEARLRAELHELWHVRRPQVTQAVSEAAAQGDRSENAEYTYGKKMLREIDSRVRFLSKRLEKLKVVSERPSDPNKVYFGAWVTIEDEEGEQSRYRIVGPDELDLKLGLISIDSPLARALVGKPLDAEVRVHTPTGEKTCYIVEIDYP; from the coding sequence CACCCCCGAAGGCGAAGCGCGCCTGCGCGCCGAGCTGCACGAGCTCTGGCATGTGCGTCGCCCCCAGGTAACCCAGGCCGTCAGCGAGGCCGCCGCACAAGGGGATCGCTCGGAGAACGCCGAGTACACCTACGGCAAGAAGATGCTGCGCGAGATCGACAGCCGTGTGCGTTTTCTCAGCAAGCGCCTGGAAAAGCTCAAGGTGGTCAGCGAACGGCCATCGGATCCCAACAAGGTCTACTTCGGCGCCTGGGTCACCATCGAGGACGAAGAAGGCGAACAGTCACGCTACCGCATCGTCGGCCCGGACGAGCTGGATCTCAAGCTGGGCCTGATCAGCATCGATTCACCGCTGGCGCGCGCCCTGGTCGGCAAGCCCCTGGACGCCGAAGTGCGAGTACACACGCCAACCGGCGAGAAGACCTGCTATATCGTCGAGATCGACTACCCCTAG